The genome window tttagcattggtttgataataaattaatcttggtattttctatcatataataaaacaaaaaataaattcaactcaGTGGAGACCATAACCCGAGTCGTGAGGTTgacaaattaactaaaaatcaataattagatAAGGATTTTTTAagttacaatattaaaaaaaatttaataatctaaaaaatgtgtttgttttacatttcaaaatttttatcccacccataaaaataaaagcgcTGGTGGATAAACTAGTTTGAATAGATAACATTTGAGTAGTTAAGGCATCAATCGAACACATCTTTTCCGTTTGGAAAAATTGCGGTTTtggctttgattttttaaaagtcataaaatataatttttaaaaataacacattaaaaatattacgatattagtttttaaaatattacgaaatatttaaaagtaaattaaatgtCAAAACCACAACCAAATTGGTTATTCACAAAACACATTTTAAGCATTGGATAAATTGACATCtctatttattaatttcttataactttcaagttgagaaaataattttttcaaaatcaattttatacttcatcgcatagtttttaaacccggcctggTTCAAGGCTCGGGTTATGAATTTTAAccgggtcaattttttaaaaaaattaaaatgacgtcgttttagtaaaaaacaaaaatcaacgaaTTACAACCGgatttttaaccaaattttgCTGGGTCatcctaaattttatttcaaggtCCGGGTTCTGAATTTTGACcggatcaattttttattttaaaattaaaataacattattttagtaaaataaaaaaaaatcaacaaattacaaacagatttttaactaaattttgcTGGGTTAtcccaaattttatttatttttaattttttaaacccaGTCTGAATTTAGGTTGAAAATCAACTCGGCAGGCTGGTCTCAAAACTATGCTTCATCGACCCCCCTGATGCAAAAAATATCTACAATCTAAAACCTATTGATGGATTCTAGAAAAGATCTAGCCGTCAATTTCAAAAAGGTACAAATGTGCGGGTCCAATTCATAGCCTACTCGGGTCACGTTTAACAAGGACCATACGTGTAAGAAATACAAGCTCTTTCGTGTCGCCACGCTTCTCACACTGCCTGCCACGTACAGAAACTGGCTCCTTGAACCGACGGAAACCTCCATTTATGCTTATCCAGATTCCATTTGGCTAAAATCTACCAGAAGAAGACACAAAGGATCTCCCATTAAGCACCACGTGTGCCATGCAAGTTACACGTGTCAACAACCCAGAAACTGTATGAATCTATATAATCCTGACTGTTAGGGTGGTAATGATCatccgagaaaaaaaaacatctgatCAGTtgatagaaagaaaacaagaagagaaaatgaaaggcATGAAGGAAACCGCTGCTAACGTTGCCGCCTCTGCCACGGCTGGCATGGAGAAGACCAAAGCTACTGTGCAAGAGAAGGTTTATCAGTTTGATTCTtcgtttactttttatttttttcaattatttgtctgttaagtaatttttttacctgtcttatttaagtaaaaaaatattcatttttttactgtttaGGATGTCAATTAAAGTTCAATGATTTAGAGATGTTGATGTCGAATGATTGTAgacaatgaaaatttaattttcaatgagCAAAAACGTGGAAAAAATTTGCATCAACTAaactttttacattttcttttatgaaattatataccggttacaatttttttaagacaaaatctCCCTCAGAAAGGATAAAAGATCGAAATCAAACGATCTAGTAacgtttttttagttttaactaaTTAGGCTTTTGGCAAATTTTGTTCCTAAAGGCCAATGGTACAACTTTTTGCAGGTAGAGAAGATGTCTGCACATGATCCAGTGCAGAAAGAAATGgcaagagaaaagaaacaagagAGGATGACACAAGCAGAGCTCAATAAACAAGATGCAAAACAGCACAATGCGGCATCGAAGCATGCTGCTTCAGCAACTGGAGGTACTGGTGGTTACATGACAAGTGGCGGCCATGACACCCACACCCATTCAGCCACTGGGGTCACTGGTTACCCCATGGGCACTCATCAAATGTCGGCTATGCCAGGACATGGAACCGGACAGCCATATGGTGGGCAAGTGGAGGAGGGTGTGGCGAGGACACATCCAGGTGGGCTTCCAGGTGACACCACTGGCCATAATACGCGTGCCGGTGACGCTGCATTTGGCACTGGGACTGGTGGCACCGGATATACTACAGGGACGGGAACCGGAAGCAATGCACCTGGCTGGCAGCTTTAAATTATGGGTGGTCTGAATACTTTATGGGTCATTTGGGCTTTCATCTATTGTAGTTTTTAAGTATTTGGTGTCTTTATGTTCAGAATGTTGTTTCTTTTGGTACTTTTCATGTGTTCTCTATCTACTTTGCCGGgtaaaccataaattttaatgtttttatttgaataattacCATGAAATCTAGTTTTGACGTTTGGAGAATGTCAAGCTCCATGTGATGCTCAGATATGCCAAGTTTTGTTTTAgctcaagggttttttttacctCTAAAAATGTTTTTACTCTAAAAATAATTACCAATCAATCCTGAAAACTTATTTCAGGACGACGATTCTGAATTAAAAGTTCAATTTGAGGAATTATGTACATTATCCAACCTGCCTGCGCGCACTGAGCTATGCCTACATGCACTGAATATCTCTACATCCTGAACAAGATAAACAATGAGATGAAATTGATAAGAAAAGGGAGATAGGAGACATTTTTAGCCAAAATTGTAACGCCGTCAATCGACAACAGCACTGGCTGAAATTATAGTTCAATTCAATCGCCGCCTTAACTTTCAACAAAGGCACTCTCACTCATTCACCTAAAAATTCAAagcctaaaaaagaaaaagaaaaatgtattaTATGCTTCAATTACCCGAATGCTAatgtttttctcacattctATTAAATAATGGGACGGCTTATAAGTGCAACATCTAGAACAGAGTATATGTCTATTTTGATAGGCAGTTCCTTGGAATTGGGTaacaattttcattaaaaaatgcAGTTTTGGCCTCTAAAATAATTGATCGCCTGGCCATCCATAAGATATGAAGAATCTTGTCGATGGCTTTGAccatttttaacatgatatttcACACAGCATCACCTTTAGCTCATCCTATAAATAGCACCTCTGCTTCTTTCATTTCTTCACCTCTAAACCATCCCACGACTCAACAAGTTCCTCTCCTTCTCAATCTTGTACGTTCTCCAAAACCAGGATTACAATGGGTGTCATCACTTTGGAAAACGAGTTTCCCGTTGCCGTCGCACCAGCCAAGCTCTTCAAGGCATATTGCCTTGATATCGACACTCTAATGCCTAAAATTCTACCCGAACACATTAAGAGCTCTGAGATAATTGAAGGATATGGAGGGCCGGGAACCATTAGAAAGATCACTTTTACTGAAGGTTAGTCATTTTTCTCTTCTAGTTAGCTTTATTAATCAACCTGTTTAGTTATTGAGAACTCTTGCCTTTTGTgttcaaaatcaagaaatatcGTTGCGGATTAAGTTATAGCCTAGCAGCAACGTAACTTCTGAAACTGCGTATCAACATATGTATTGCACAAAGAGGTAATGGTCTAACTTTTCACTTACAGGTAAGGAACTCAATTACGCCAAGCAGAAGATTGAAGCAATTGATGAAGAGAACTTAACCTACAGCTTTAGCTTGATTGAAGCTGATGTCTGGAAGGATGCA of Populus trichocarpa isolate Nisqually-1 chromosome 16, P.trichocarpa_v4.1, whole genome shotgun sequence contains these proteins:
- the LOC7483980 gene encoding 18 kDa seed maturation protein, with amino-acid sequence MIIREKKTSDQLIERKQEEKMKGMKETAANVAASATAGMEKTKATVQEKVEKMSAHDPVQKEMAREKKQERMTQAELNKQDAKQHNAASKHAASATGGTGGYMTSGGHDTHTHSATGVTGYPMGTHQMSAMPGHGTGQPYGGQVEEGVARTHPGGLPGDTTGHNTRAGDAAFGTGTGGTGYTTGTGTGSNAPGWQL
- the LOC7468932 gene encoding major allergen Pru ar 1 yields the protein MGVITLENEFPVAVAPAKLFKAYCLDIDTLMPKILPEHIKSSEIIEGYGGPGTIRKITFTEGKELNYAKQKIEAIDEENLTYSFSLIEADVWKDAVEKVTYEHKFIPAPEGGSICKRTSTYYIKGDAEVNKDQIKDVYGKKTAGLFKAVEAYFLAYPDA